Part of the Gigantopelta aegis isolate Gae_Host chromosome 15, Gae_host_genome, whole genome shotgun sequence genome is shown below.
GCTCCTAGGTGTTCTTTACATTAATTACTGTACCTACCGGTTGAAGCATGCTGACGTCACGTGCATtgtcgcccagtggtaaagcgctcgtttgatgcgcggcaggtttgggattgatccccgtcagtgggcccattgggctatttctcgttccagccagtgcaccacgacgggtacatcaaaggccgtggtatgtgctatcctgtctgtaggatggtgcatataaaagatcccttgctggtaatcgaaaagagtagcccatgaagtggcgacagcgggtttccttcctcaatatatgtgtggtccgacgccatataaccgtaaataaaatgtgttgagtgtgtcgttaaataaactatttccttccttacGTCCTTCCCTTGGATGGAGACGGTCACGGGATCTATCAGTTATAAACCTACCGAGACCAGTAGTGTACGTTTTACTTACAGACATTCGACAGACGTTGCAGTGAGCTCTGTAGACTGGCCCTCGCTTCCAATGGCCTCCCATTTTTTAACTGCGGGGAGTCTATGCAGTCGTTAACTATGTCCAGTGCACATATCATTGCTGCGTGAGCATTTCTGTAACAACATTCTAAGTATGATCATGCAATGCTGAATtctgttttagaaataattgaattatataagtgaaatatgtatatactgtatatatatatatatatatatatatatatatatatatatatatatatgtgtgtgtgtgtgtgtgtgtgtgtgtgtgtgtgtgtgtgcttgtatgCGTGTGTGATATTTTGTAATGGCCACACCAATCTACGaacatgttgggttttttggggggcaataatttctgtttggtttgacgtaacacgaaaactaaaagtgttttggaaataacaaaacaatacttttttttttcaaaacacttacttttcttcttacgtgaaaccaaactgaaattatttacaaagatatttttgtaggaggatagTACGGACTAAACATCGTACAAGGTATAGTTAGTGCTGTTTTTGATACACGTTTTAGTAACTGACAAAGTGACATACAGAAATGATTAATCTTACTTACAGAGAGGCTATACTTCGCCAGTTTTCTAGCACatggtattttattatttattattaatttgacaGCTGCCGCCATTTTAGTTGATGTATTATAAGGACAAGTCAAAGAAACGTTAAAAGCAAAAGGGGTATAAACACAATTTATGAACTTTGACCATCAatagaaataattaaacaacACAACGACAAGGAATAGTGTTCAGATTTGATATCGGTGACGAATTAGGAAATTCGTGTAATTTGTCAGACTTATTGTCGTCAACTATAAAACTTCTCTTGTTATTTCCGTTACAGCGTTAGTTCAAAGTAATTTAGTGTTGCTTCAAATAATGACTTGtgattaacaatttttttaagcAAACTAGATAGCAAAATATATTATGGTACGAATGTTAACCCATTTTAATTGTACTAGTTGTAGCTTTAAACACATAATTTAAGTACCAACGTTAGGACACGGGATGGACCAGAATGtaatattaacaatgttaaCATCGTGCATCCGAGgtgtaaatatagaatttttcaaatattaagtaCTTACTAAAACGGTAATCAGTGGATGAGATAAAAATATTGTCAGATTCCTAAATGTTTAGGCTGTGTACTATTTACattagtatttgttttaaattatcatCAACTAAAATGTGTGTTTACGAATCATGTCGAACCATTCCGTAAAATTTCGTTTCTTtttcatattgttttgtttgtttatatattaatatattaattaattaattaaaacacatttacacATGTGTTTATCAATCAACtggatagatatatatatatttaaaaaatgcatatgCGAATGCGACATGTCTTTTTCTGGTCAAAttcttattaaaataaaaattcaatgcagggccgtagctagcgggggtgggggtgtgggttGGCTGGTGGGAAaggaaaaaatccggaaagcattatagaaacttctcttcttaactgtttaaagagttttagactattaactactcagttactccccccccccaaaaaaaaaaataataataaaaaaaaaaaaataataaaaatccaatgcattcttgtttatttaaatcttgaatttttatattgatgtgattcaacatttaatgttttgcttttaccatagtgtgacacccaatagccgatgtatttttcgtgctggggtgtcgttaaatattcattcattcatttcatttcattcattcattcattcaaacttTATATATGGATGTGCTTACGTGCAGACTCTCTGCTTTTCCTCGGGGTCAAGGTTACCAATGTCGGAGAAACGCATAGGTCTTCTAATTATCTGATTGCAAGATAACATTCGCTGATTAAAATCTCCCTGACACTCTCCTCTTACCGAGATGCCTTAAATTAATGAAAGAAATCCAACAGTATACTTAActttaaagaattaatttttccaccaaacaaaattttaaaaagtaactttaTTAGATCAAGGAATTCATTAAAGTTGTAGGgtactctctgtctctgtctctctctgtcagtttgtatgtctgtctctccgtctgtctctctgtctctgtctctctgtgtgtgtgtctgtatctgtctgtctgtcagcttatatgtctgtctctgtttgtctctctctgtttgtctctctgtgtctctttttgtctctctctctctttgtcagtttgtatgtctctctctctctctctctctctctctctctctctctctctctctctctctctctctctctctctctctctctctctctctctctctactagAGGGCTTACCACTGATTAATTTTTCAAGAGGTCGAATATTTGCAATTTTCTTTTCTGGTACGCAAAACACAATCCAGTGAGTGATCGCCtcctggctccgtattcataaacgtacttaagtcaatgtatgatacctaaatacatacttaaagcaCACAGATAAATATCATACATTcacttaagtatgtttatgaatatggagcctgAACTCTATGCTGAattttactaaccactaacactaaTGCATTCAGATTGCTGAGATGTTTGTCCaggacggcgtgcttgaaccttaattggatatatatataatcaagaaaataactttaaactgaatgaatgtaattttaattcGGCATTAATGAGCATACGGCCTTCTCATACGAACGTAATAGGAACAGGGCTAGGATTACTTATTtagttgtttatttctttttctttctttttttctgggtTCTTGGAACGAACAAGCATGGAAGACGCAAGTCACCAGGGATCCGAGAtatgccacccccaccccgggTATTTTTAAATCAAGAGTATTTGAAATACCAACTGCCcacttgacccccccccccccccccccccccccccccccccctccccgctaTCTACGGCCCAGagaaatattatgtatatattcctcctactccgttgtgcaacggccagagagtaaataaagtcttgtcttgtacAACCCTGTCCAAAACACCCCCAATGTTATAATGAAATACTGATACTTACCGCAAACagtcaaaatcaaaacaaacagaagCATTGTCCTTGTTGGGTCCgaattaaaataatgtgtcCGTCCACCGAACTTGAATCagttatatacacatacatgacTACGTATAATTTGACTGTATTTAATTTGGATTGTTAGCATTTTGTCTATTTAATTATATCCATTCTGGCGATTTATGTCAGTTAGGCCAGAGAACGAGAATTTTGAGTTGTttcacatgttttatttaacgacgcgcttcaacatattttattcacggttatatgtcgtcagacatatgatcaaggacgacacagatattgagagaggaaacccgctgtcgccacttcatgggctactctttccgattagcagcatcccacagacagggtagtacataccacggcctttgatataccagtcgtagtgcactggctggaatgagaaatagcccaatgggcccaccgacggggatcgatcccacacagaccgcgcatcgagcgaacgctgtactactgagctacgtctcgccccacacaaaaaacaaagacattTACTATGATGTTTGGATGTGCGTGCGTATATGTGTCCGCGTACGCGTGTATTTGCCTTatctgatggaaagaaagaaagaaagaaatgttttatttaacgacgcactcaacatattttatttacagttatatggcgtcagacatatggttaaggaccacacagatttggagaggaaacccgctgtcgccactacatgggctactctttccgattagcagcaagggatcttttatttgcgcttcctacaggcaggatagcacaaaccatggcctttgttgaaccagttatggatcagtggtcggtgcaagtggtttacacctacacattccATTGAGTGTGATCGATCCCGCGACTCGCCGCAGATCAGGTGTGCACTCTATTACCGAACTGCACCCCATCTctcgtagagagagagagagagagagagagagagagagagagagagagagagagacagagagaggggggggggagacagagagagagagtgatagAGAGAttgggagacagagagagagagagaggagagagagagagagagagagagagagagagagagcacagcACATTTGAAAACaagtaaggtctcactacacagatgccaACTGCCattgtaatccatgttaaattgcacAACTTCAAATGGATATTGCTAGAAGAACATGCTCTCGATGGCACTATCAAATACTTAGCACGGAAACGTTTAGATGgtgtgtggtggtcttacactgCACCCCAAACTATGACAGCCCCAATTATCCAAGACTACATACGATACCTCCGTGTATATAGTCACTTCTATGTTAAGACCgcatactgattttaaacatagtatcaaccaatttatctttttgacttggcaacatgattgggacggttgctcgcaaccgcaccgtcccaatcatgcttcatgctatcaaggtcttgggagagtggcagtcctcctatagacagtgcaggaaggatgaaataatcttgtgtcgtgctcgcaatggtcatacatatttgacccattcatttatcttgaagaaagatcctccacttcagtgtgagcattgtcagtgtcttctgacggtacgccacattttggtggagtgtactaatctaaaaaaaaaaactcgacatagaaatgtgatggaatcatttcgatttcatccagaacttttattgcaatgTTTACGAGATACTGACtgttactctaaattttaatttaatctaTCTGTGACAGTTGTATTTTtgaacagttctttacactctGTTTTACTTAAGTGTTGattttttatactgatgtttcTCATcacattgttgttgtatttaccatagtaGTGACACCGAATAGTAGATGTATTtttcgttattattattatcattatgattattttatgttaagCGACAAATATGGCGGCTTCAGTTACCGTTGTATTTAtagaattcatctttgtacgcaatattttCCACGATGTATGTACTGTAGTCGACTAGATCTGGGTACCAAAAGAAACAACAGAAATGTGGATGGCATACTGACATTGTGACATTGGCCttagactttttttttaataagctTGGATAATACCCCAAATCAATGAATGACTACAATACTACAATCAATTGTTCGATATTTAAGCTTgctaaacattatatatatatatattggggaataaatatatatatatatatatatatatatatatatattggggaaTAAACTAAAACTTCATGTTTCACTTTAATTAACTTGAAAcaagagacgaaacccgctgtcgtcctACTTGCTCTGTGTTCACGAAAGTACACACATTACTCCCTGCAGggccccctgcgcgtgctgtaacctcaccgtggtgcaggggtgtaacattctctttgagaacccctgcgcgtgctgtaacctcaccgtggtgcaggggtgtaacattctctttgagaatggccaatacagcacaaattaaaattttgagtaaaagtcagtatctatctgtgatgtttgtgtttttgtacagttctttacactgtttttatttgaatcttgaatgtttatattgatgttgatcaaccttatttgtttgcattaccatagtttgacacccaatagccgatgtatttttcgtgctggggtgtcgttaaacattcattcattccctgcAGGGCGGTATGTAGCGCTCACGAgagtgcttgcgtcgtaggatcgaactacctcggtgaacccattatttaatgggaatgaatgaatgaatgtttaaagggacattcccgagtttgctgcattgtaagatgtttcagattaataaaatatttctacgattaaacttacatattaaatacattttcttgtttagaatatcagagtctgtatattcaatgtgtttctggtcctctcaatatttgtaagaagccgaaactggagttcgtcttcaaataatttcgtacgtacgaaaaaatagtttttaggaaataaaatgaaatttaacctagtacaaatattagaacgaccagaaatacgtttaatacacagccactactattttatgcagaaaaatatagttgatatgtaattacaacccttaaaaccaataattttgctaagtccttacgatatctggagaggggatacaaccaggacagaacagttggaacatgtccaggagaggttgAAAAGAaagcaccccaagtctgtgaaatttgtcgtgacgtaggcactgttgtgcttcgagcgacatctaccggtgacatcagaatactaactttcaaaattatttcaagcaattgggacattaaacgtgtttttgatcgttctaatatttgtactaggttaaatttcatttcctaaaatataatttttgggtacgtacgaaattatttgaagacaaaatccagtttgggcttcttacaaatattaagacgaccagaaacacattaaatatacagacactgatatcctaaacaagaaaatatatttaatttgtaagtttaatcgtagaaatattttattagtcagaaacatcttacaatgcagcaaactcaggaatgtccctttaaaatacactcgtgacgaatacacatacacatacatttgtcatgatattattttttaatatattttaaaatttatttatttttattatttatacatacaACAAGGATATAGACAGACATCTGGATACAAACagaatagtacatgccacggcctttgatataccagtcgtggtacactgacgAGAAATTGACCAaagggaccaccgacggggatcgatccgccGGCGTAACCAGGACTTTATATTGGGGGAACCCATATGGGGAGGGAACAATCAACGCTATgtaggtatgtacatgtatgtataaaatttaatacagtaaaaaaccCGAAAAAAACCCCCGTTTGATTGGGGGGCATGGACCCTGTTCCCCCCTTCTCCCTCGCTACGTCactggatcgatcctagaccgatcgcacatcagggccgcgttcagccagaccaaaCAGAACAAGGTCCGGccgactggtttatgcgcttcacgttaaaccaaatggccacgttgggaaccaatcaaataattcgcgaccgttagcgaaacgtttgctgactGAACTTGAGCCTGgctaacgctttaccactgtcctgggctacgtaccgcatCCCCTCCCCCCCgccctccgccccccccccctctctccttcaccccccccccccccccttttgacGCTCTATACTGAGACAGGTAGACTTACATTTTTGTAGCATCTGCCGGCTGGTAACATCAAGTGCCCCGAGTACACCCTGCCAGTCGGGGAGGTGATGACATTGGTTTACGAGTTGATCAGTACAGTCCAGCGCTCTCCAGATTTTACTAGAAAGATAACCA
Proteins encoded:
- the LOC121390048 gene encoding uncharacterized protein LOC121390048 yields the protein MLLFVLILTVCGISVRGECQGDFNQRMLSCNQIIRRPMRFSDIGNLDPEEKQRVCTNAHAAMICALDIVNDCIDSPQLKNGRPLEARASLQSSLQRLSNVCGP